One genomic segment of Streptomyces sp. NBC_00239 includes these proteins:
- a CDS encoding ABC transporter permease: MSTHTTGTATAKAPAVRTSVRALPGTWSLGLSRGLLELKQFARRRDAVVFTFAFPVVFLALFASIFGDDVEGAGVTASQLYAAGMIAAGIMSVSFQSLGISIAVERDEQVLRRLSGTPMPPAAYFLGKLWMVLVTGLLETALLLLVGTALFDLDLPSTAARWLTFSWIFVLGLTGCALLGIAISSLPRSGKSASSVVVLPFLVLQFTSGVFIPVHAIPQWLLNISSFFPLKWMCQGFRGIFLPESAAVLEPAGSWEFGRIALVLGAWCIGGLVLCLLTFRWKSRRAG; encoded by the coding sequence ATGAGCACGCACACCACCGGAACCGCCACCGCGAAGGCACCCGCCGTACGGACCTCCGTACGGGCCCTGCCCGGCACCTGGTCGCTCGGGCTCAGCCGCGGCCTGCTGGAGCTGAAGCAGTTCGCCCGCCGGCGCGACGCGGTGGTCTTCACCTTCGCCTTCCCCGTCGTCTTCCTCGCCCTCTTCGCCTCGATCTTCGGCGACGACGTCGAGGGCGCCGGGGTGACCGCCTCCCAGCTCTACGCGGCCGGCATGATCGCCGCGGGCATCATGTCGGTGAGCTTCCAGTCCCTGGGCATCTCCATCGCCGTCGAACGGGACGAGCAGGTGCTGCGCAGGCTCAGCGGCACCCCGATGCCGCCGGCCGCGTACTTCCTCGGCAAACTGTGGATGGTGCTGGTCACCGGCCTGCTGGAGACGGCCCTCCTGCTGCTCGTGGGCACCGCCCTCTTCGACCTCGACCTGCCGTCGACGGCCGCCCGCTGGCTCACGTTCTCCTGGATCTTCGTGCTGGGGCTGACGGGCTGCGCCCTGCTGGGCATCGCGATCAGCAGCCTGCCGCGCTCGGGGAAGAGCGCCAGCTCCGTGGTCGTACTGCCCTTCCTGGTCCTGCAGTTCACCTCCGGGGTGTTCATCCCGGTCCACGCGATCCCGCAGTGGCTGCTGAACATCAGCTCGTTCTTCCCGCTCAAGTGGATGTGCCAGGGTTTCCGCGGGATCTTCCTCCCGGAGTCCGCCGCGGTCCTGGAACCCGCGGGGAGCTGGGAGTTCGGCAGGATCGCCCTGGTCCTGGGCGCCTGGTGCATCGGAGGATTGGTCCTGTGTCTGCTGACTTTCAGGTGGAAGAGCCGCCGCGCCGGCTGA
- a CDS encoding ABC transporter ATP-binding protein, producing the protein MTALAVEVRGLRKQYGGVTAVDGLDLEIRRGEVFGLLGPNGAGKSTTVEILQGYRSRDGGEVAVLGTDPAAGGRAWRAKVGIVWQDESAPAELTVRETVEHFARYYPAPRDPAEVIALVGLEEKRDHRIKGLSGGQRRRLDVALGVIGGPELLLLDEPTTGFDPAARRQFWDLIRLLAAEGTTIVLTTHYLEEAEALADRLAVVARGRVVAQGEPAALRTRFGTGATVEWTGADGAAHRTETDTPTATVADLAARFGGEVPGLRISRPTLEDVYLRLTGQSGTPQTPNGTPQEDAR; encoded by the coding sequence ATGACAGCACTCGCGGTGGAAGTACGCGGGCTCCGCAAGCAGTACGGCGGGGTCACGGCGGTGGACGGACTGGACCTGGAGATCCGGCGGGGGGAGGTCTTCGGGCTGCTCGGACCCAACGGGGCGGGCAAGAGCACGACGGTGGAGATCCTCCAGGGGTACCGGTCGCGGGACGGCGGCGAGGTGGCGGTGCTCGGCACCGACCCGGCGGCCGGCGGCCGGGCCTGGCGCGCGAAGGTGGGCATCGTCTGGCAGGACGAGTCGGCGCCCGCCGAACTGACGGTGCGCGAGACGGTGGAGCACTTCGCCCGCTACTACCCGGCGCCCCGTGACCCCGCCGAGGTGATCGCCCTGGTGGGCCTGGAGGAGAAGCGCGACCACCGGATCAAGGGGCTGTCCGGCGGCCAGCGGCGGCGGCTCGACGTGGCGCTCGGCGTGATCGGCGGCCCGGAGCTGCTGCTCCTGGACGAGCCGACGACCGGCTTCGACCCGGCGGCGCGCCGGCAGTTCTGGGACCTGATCCGGCTGCTGGCGGCCGAGGGCACGACGATCGTGCTCACCACGCACTACCTGGAGGAGGCCGAGGCCCTCGCGGACCGCCTCGCGGTGGTCGCCCGCGGCAGGGTCGTCGCCCAGGGCGAGCCGGCCGCGCTGCGGACCCGCTTCGGCACCGGCGCGACCGTCGAGTGGACCGGAGCAGACGGCGCCGCGCACCGCACGGAGACGGACACGCCCACCGCCACCGTCGCCGACCTCGCGGCCCGCTTCGGCGGCGAGGTCCCGGGGCTGCGGATCAGCCGCCCCACCCTGGAGGACGTGTACCTGCGCCTGACAGGCCAGTCCGGCACCCCCCAGACACCGAACGGCACCCCGCAGGAGGACGCGCGATGA
- a CDS encoding vitamin K epoxide reductase family protein, whose translation MTTTGADTSRSVGGSRALAWLLVITGAAGLLAAWVITIDKFKLLEDPDFVPGCSFNPVVACGNIMKSDQASAFGFPNPMLGLVAYGMVVCVGVSLLAGARFRGWYWLTFNAGALFGVGFCMWLMFQSLYRINSLCLWCCLAWVATIVLFWYLTAHNVRAGLLPAPGWLKGFFAEFTWVLPVLHIGIIGMLILTRWWDFWTS comes from the coding sequence ATGACGACTACAGGGGCGGACACCTCGCGGAGCGTGGGCGGCAGCCGCGCACTGGCCTGGCTGCTCGTGATCACGGGTGCGGCGGGACTGCTCGCCGCCTGGGTGATCACGATCGACAAGTTCAAGCTGCTCGAAGACCCGGACTTCGTGCCCGGATGCAGCTTCAACCCGGTCGTGGCCTGCGGCAACATCATGAAGAGCGACCAGGCGTCGGCCTTCGGCTTCCCGAACCCGATGCTCGGGCTCGTCGCCTACGGCATGGTCGTGTGCGTGGGCGTGAGCCTGCTCGCCGGGGCCCGGTTCCGCGGCTGGTACTGGCTGACCTTCAACGCGGGCGCGCTCTTCGGTGTCGGCTTCTGCATGTGGCTGATGTTCCAGTCGCTGTACCGCATCAACTCGCTGTGCCTGTGGTGCTGCCTGGCCTGGGTCGCCACGATCGTGCTGTTCTGGTACCTCACCGCGCACAACGTCCGCGCCGGCCTGCTGCCCGCGCCGGGCTGGCTCAAGGGCTTCTTCGCCGAGTTCACCTGGGTCCTGCCGGTCCTGCACATCGGGATCATCGGCATGCTGATCCTGACCCGCTGGTGGGACTTCTGGACCTCCTGA
- a CDS encoding replication-associated recombination protein A yields MEPDLFTAAAEDRQAKDPASSPLAVRMRPRTLDEVVGQQHLLKPGSPLRRLVGDGAGGPAGASSVILWGPPGIGKTTLAYVVSQATKKRFVELSAITAGVKEVRAVIEGAKRAAGGYGKDTVLFLDEIHRFSKAQQDSLLPAVENRWVTLIAATTENPYFSIISPLLSRSLLLTLEPLTDDDLSALMHRALTEERGLGGAVTLPADAEAHLLRIAGGDARRALTALEAGAGSAIAKGEPEITLTTVEEAVDRAAVKYDRDGDQHYDVASALIKSIRGSDVDAALHYLARMIEAGEDPRFIARRLMISASEDIGLADPTALPTAVAAAQAVAMIGFPEAALTLSHATIALALAPKSNTATTAIGAALADVRAGLAGPVPPHLRDGHYKGAKKLGHAQGYVYPHDVPGAIAAQQYAPDAVHGKRYYEPTRYGAEARYADVVEKVRERLRGA; encoded by the coding sequence GTGGAACCAGACCTCTTCACCGCCGCAGCCGAAGACCGTCAGGCGAAGGACCCCGCCAGTTCTCCGCTCGCCGTCCGGATGCGCCCGCGCACCCTGGACGAGGTCGTCGGCCAGCAGCACCTGCTGAAGCCCGGCTCGCCGCTGCGCCGGCTCGTCGGGGACGGGGCGGGCGGACCGGCCGGGGCGTCCTCGGTGATCCTGTGGGGTCCGCCGGGGATCGGCAAGACGACGCTCGCGTACGTGGTGAGCCAGGCGACGAAGAAGCGTTTCGTGGAGCTGTCCGCGATCACGGCCGGCGTGAAAGAGGTACGGGCCGTCATCGAGGGCGCCAAGCGCGCGGCCGGCGGCTACGGCAAGGACACGGTCCTCTTCCTCGACGAGATCCACCGCTTCAGCAAGGCGCAGCAGGACTCCCTGCTCCCGGCCGTGGAGAACCGCTGGGTCACGCTGATCGCCGCGACCACGGAGAACCCGTACTTCTCGATCATCTCGCCGCTGCTGTCGAGGTCCCTGCTGCTCACGCTGGAACCGCTGACCGACGACGACCTGAGCGCGCTGATGCACCGGGCACTGACCGAGGAGCGGGGGCTAGGCGGCGCGGTCACGCTGCCCGCCGACGCCGAGGCGCACCTGCTGCGCATCGCAGGCGGGGACGCCCGGCGCGCCCTGACCGCGCTGGAGGCGGGCGCCGGATCGGCCATCGCCAAGGGCGAGCCGGAGATCACCCTGACGACGGTCGAGGAGGCCGTGGACCGGGCGGCGGTGAAGTACGACCGGGACGGCGACCAGCACTACGACGTGGCCAGCGCCCTGATCAAGTCGATCCGCGGCTCGGACGTGGACGCGGCGCTGCACTACCTGGCCCGGATGATCGAGGCGGGGGAGGACCCGCGGTTCATCGCCCGGCGGCTGATGATCTCCGCGAGCGAGGACATCGGCCTCGCCGACCCGACCGCGCTGCCGACCGCCGTGGCCGCCGCCCAGGCCGTCGCCATGATCGGTTTCCCGGAAGCGGCCCTGACCCTCAGCCACGCCACGATCGCGCTGGCCCTGGCCCCCAAGTCGAACACCGCCACGACCGCGATCGGCGCCGCGCTCGCCGACGTGCGCGCGGGTCTGGCCGGGCCGGTGCCGCCGCATCTGCGGGACGGGCACTACAAGGGGGCCAAGAAGCTGGGTCACGCGCAGGGGTACGTGTATCCGCACGACGTGCCGGGGGCGATCGCCGCGCAGCAGTACGCGCCGGACGCGGTGCACGGCAAGCGGTATTACGAGCCGACGCGGTACGGGGCCGAGGCGCGGTACGCGGACGTCGTCGAGAAGGTCCGCGAGCGGCTGCGCGGCGCCTGA
- a CDS encoding HNH endonuclease family protein, with translation MGRAASVIALAAVLLLGGCGDADGPAGEPAEVVRVAGGGGGFPPDAAAARRQLDGLEVAWGRNWQTYRREEFGETWSDATDALGGRNGCDTRDDVLRRDLRELREDDRDPCVVVSGTLHDPYTGRELPYTDRRATRIQTDHVVALGAAWRAGAYAWTPQRRLAYANDLDVLLAVDKQANHDKSSRTPDKWKPPRRAYWCEYARRWTGIKDKYRLSVTAPEKAALRDMLASCGQ, from the coding sequence ATGGGACGTGCTGCTTCGGTGATCGCCCTGGCGGCGGTGCTGTTGCTCGGCGGGTGCGGCGATGCCGACGGGCCCGCCGGGGAACCTGCGGAGGTGGTGCGGGTGGCTGGGGGCGGGGGTGGTTTTCCGCCCGACGCGGCGGCCGCCCGCCGGCAGCTGGACGGGCTCGAGGTCGCGTGGGGCCGCAACTGGCAGACGTACCGGCGCGAGGAGTTCGGGGAGACCTGGTCGGACGCGACCGACGCGCTCGGCGGCCGCAACGGCTGCGACACCCGCGACGACGTGCTCCGGCGCGATCTGCGGGAGCTGCGCGAAGACGACCGCGACCCGTGCGTGGTGGTCTCCGGAACCCTGCACGACCCGTACACCGGCAGGGAACTGCCGTACACCGACCGGCGCGCCACCCGGATCCAGACCGACCACGTGGTGGCGCTCGGCGCCGCCTGGCGGGCCGGGGCGTACGCCTGGACCCCGCAGCGGCGGCTGGCGTACGCGAACGACCTCGACGTGCTGCTCGCTGTCGACAAGCAGGCCAATCACGACAAGAGCAGCAGGACCCCGGACAAGTGGAAGCCGCCGCGGCGGGCCTACTGGTGCGAGTACGCGCGGCGCTGGACCGGCATCAAGGACAAGTACCGGCTGTCGGTGACGGCCCCCGAGAAGGCCGCCCTCCGGGACATGCTGGCGTCCTGCGGTCAGTGA
- a CDS encoding DUF2470 domain-containing protein produces MSRPHGIPLPSARRSSGSNETESAFGDGRQGQPRPREGVRQLTGAERVRTLVESNASVSLTLRGAHDTREPDELGTGMPVARTVTPDGDVILLVSKESAAARAAAHAQDADLPAVIEITDVAPVSVPHRIRGRAWLAGWLTPVRAEERAACAMLLAERHPVGEILDTAGAPSEPEDGRAPRPAWVLLRLEVGEIGVDDLWGAEHVDPDDFAEARPDPLVDHEAELLQHLHSAHGGHVQRLVRLLGVREERGAAAGRAVPVALDRLGLRIRFTGERPFDARFDFVEPVRDVCGLRRAMHHLFEAAAPGGH; encoded by the coding sequence ATGTCTCGACCACATGGGATCCCCCTGCCCAGTGCGCGTCGAAGTTCGGGTTCCAACGAAACGGAATCCGCTTTCGGCGACGGTAGACAAGGTCAGCCGCGTCCCAGGGAAGGCGTTCGGCAGCTCACCGGAGCCGAACGCGTACGAACCCTCGTAGAGTCCAACGCCTCAGTATCCCTCACCCTGCGGGGTGCTCACGACACGCGCGAGCCCGATGAGCTGGGGACAGGAATGCCGGTCGCACGGACCGTCACCCCGGACGGGGACGTGATTCTCCTTGTCTCCAAGGAGTCCGCGGCTGCCAGAGCGGCCGCTCACGCCCAGGACGCCGACCTCCCCGCCGTGATCGAGATCACGGACGTGGCGCCGGTGTCCGTGCCCCATCGTATCCGAGGCCGCGCGTGGCTCGCCGGGTGGCTCACGCCGGTGCGCGCCGAGGAGCGGGCCGCCTGCGCGATGCTGCTCGCCGAGCGGCATCCGGTGGGCGAGATCCTCGACACGGCCGGGGCGCCGTCCGAGCCGGAGGACGGCCGGGCGCCCCGGCCCGCGTGGGTGCTGCTGCGCCTGGAGGTGGGCGAGATCGGCGTCGACGACCTGTGGGGCGCCGAGCACGTCGACCCCGACGACTTCGCCGAGGCCCGGCCCGATCCGCTGGTGGACCACGAGGCCGAACTCCTCCAGCACCTGCACTCCGCGCACGGCGGGCACGTACAGCGCCTGGTGCGGCTGCTCGGCGTCCGGGAGGAGCGGGGCGCGGCGGCCGGGCGGGCGGTGCCGGTGGCCCTGGACCGGCTGGGGCTGCGGATCCGCTTCACCGGCGAGCGGCCCTTCGACGCCCGCTTCGACTTCGTCGAGCCGGTCCGGGACGTGTGCGGGCTGCGCCGGGCGATGCACCACCTCTTCGAGGCGGCCGCACCCGGCGGTCACTGA
- the rpsD gene encoding 30S ribosomal protein S4, whose translation MNQKRPKVKKSRALGIALTPKAVKYFEARPYPPGEHGRGRKQNSDYKVRLLEKQRLRAQYDISERQMARAYDRAKKAEGKTGEALVVELERRLDALVLRSGIARTIYQARQMVVHGHIEVNGGKVDKPSFRVRPDDVITVRERSRDKHPFQVAREGGYAGEGEAPRYLQINLKALAFRLDRDPNRKEIPVICDEQLVVEYYAR comes from the coding sequence GTGAACCAGAAGCGACCCAAGGTCAAGAAGTCGCGTGCCCTCGGCATTGCGCTGACCCCGAAGGCCGTCAAGTACTTCGAGGCCCGCCCCTACCCGCCGGGCGAGCACGGCCGTGGCCGCAAGCAGAACTCGGACTACAAGGTTCGTCTGCTCGAGAAGCAGCGTCTGCGCGCTCAGTACGACATCTCTGAGCGTCAGATGGCCCGCGCGTACGACCGCGCGAAGAAGGCCGAAGGCAAGACGGGCGAGGCGCTTGTCGTCGAGCTCGAGCGTCGCCTCGACGCCCTGGTCCTGCGTTCGGGCATCGCCCGCACCATCTACCAGGCCCGCCAGATGGTCGTTCACGGCCACATCGAGGTCAACGGTGGCAAGGTCGACAAGCCGTCGTTCCGTGTCCGTCCGGACGACGTCATCACCGTGCGTGAGCGCAGCCGCGACAAGCACCCCTTCCAGGTTGCGCGCGAGGGTGGCTACGCCGGCGAGGGCGAGGCGCCCCGCTACCTGCAGATCAACCTGAAGGCCCTGGCCTTCCGCCTGGACCGTGACCCGAACCGCAAGGAAATTCCGGTCATCTGCGACGAGCAGCTCGTCGTCGAGTACTACGCCCGCTGA
- a CDS encoding ATP-binding protein encodes MRPRTCGNLPSELTGLVGRGRELAELARLLERSRLVTVTGVGGVGKSRLALRAARAVQERSCEPVGAAAPGAGAWPADGVWLAELSAVRDPELLVHALAEALRLTDHTTRLPRTVLAEHLADRELLLVLDGFEQLVDPCAELVRELLRHAPGLRVLAAGRRPLALDGEHAYPLAPLGAADAAELLAARAAAAAPGFELTAANRGAVGELCERLEGIPLALELAAGRLRALSVEQVLVRLEDRFRLLTGGSRGALPRHQALRTAIGWSHELCTDGERLLWARLSVFAGQFDLEAAEYVCGGPGLAAEDVLDVLGELLAQSLLVREDGPAGARYRMLDTVRAYGAGWLEAQGEAGRLRRRHRDWYMGLATWCELEWFSPRQQEVAALVDAELANLRLALEFCLDGPDEAHLGQYLAGTLWFYWAGCGRLSEGRHWLDRALELDAQETAHDGSRLKALWVLGYVACLQGDAVAALGALHECREGAELAGSPLATAYAVHRLGCLALVSDDMERAGELLGEALERYREAGELNSNVLMCQVELALAMAFQGDLEGALELCHEVREICEDHGEQWSRAYALYVLAYAALNGGDCAGARRLLVECVTINHTFHDLLGLVLALELLALVTVSEGDAGEAAVLQGAAEGMWGSVGLQLFGSGYFNGPRLACRQQAGEALGAAGYAVRATEGRLLAPAELVERALRFRARKRPAAGAARPARRGGQVPGSRKPAGSPSGEPTG; translated from the coding sequence ATGCGACCAAGGACGTGCGGCAATCTTCCCTCGGAGCTGACCGGGCTCGTCGGGCGGGGTCGCGAACTCGCCGAGCTGGCACGGCTGCTGGAGCGCTCGCGGCTGGTGACGGTCACGGGGGTGGGCGGGGTCGGGAAGTCCCGGCTGGCGCTGCGGGCCGCGCGGGCGGTGCAGGAACGCTCCTGCGAGCCGGTCGGCGCGGCGGCTCCGGGCGCCGGGGCGTGGCCGGCCGACGGGGTGTGGCTGGCCGAGCTGTCCGCGGTCCGCGATCCGGAGCTGCTGGTGCACGCCCTGGCCGAGGCCCTGCGGCTTACCGACCACACCACCCGGCTGCCCCGGACCGTACTGGCCGAACACCTGGCCGACCGCGAGCTGCTGCTGGTGCTGGACGGTTTCGAACAGCTGGTGGACCCGTGTGCGGAGCTGGTCCGGGAGCTGCTGCGGCACGCGCCGGGGCTGCGGGTGCTCGCCGCGGGCCGCCGGCCGCTGGCCCTCGACGGGGAGCATGCCTATCCGCTGGCCCCGCTCGGCGCGGCGGACGCGGCGGAGCTGCTGGCGGCCCGGGCCGCGGCGGCGGCGCCCGGTTTCGAGCTGACGGCCGCGAACCGGGGCGCGGTCGGCGAGCTGTGCGAGCGGCTGGAGGGGATCCCGCTGGCCTTGGAGCTGGCGGCGGGCCGGCTGCGGGCGCTGTCGGTGGAGCAGGTGCTGGTCCGGCTGGAGGACCGGTTCCGGCTGCTGACGGGCGGCAGCCGCGGTGCGCTCCCCCGCCACCAGGCGCTGCGTACGGCGATCGGCTGGAGCCACGAGCTGTGCACGGACGGGGAACGGCTGCTGTGGGCCCGGCTGTCGGTGTTCGCCGGGCAGTTCGACCTGGAGGCGGCGGAGTACGTCTGCGGCGGTCCGGGCCTGGCGGCCGAGGACGTGCTCGACGTGCTGGGCGAGCTGCTCGCGCAGTCGCTCCTGGTCCGCGAGGACGGCCCGGCCGGGGCCCGCTACCGGATGCTCGACACCGTACGGGCGTACGGCGCGGGCTGGCTGGAGGCGCAGGGCGAGGCGGGCCGGCTGCGGCGGCGGCACCGGGACTGGTACATGGGGCTGGCCACCTGGTGCGAGCTGGAGTGGTTCAGTCCGCGCCAGCAGGAGGTGGCGGCGCTGGTCGACGCGGAGCTGGCGAACCTGCGGCTCGCCCTGGAGTTCTGCCTCGACGGTCCGGACGAGGCGCATCTGGGCCAGTACCTGGCGGGGACGCTGTGGTTCTACTGGGCCGGCTGCGGGCGGCTGTCCGAGGGCCGGCACTGGCTGGACCGGGCCCTGGAGCTGGACGCGCAGGAGACGGCGCACGACGGGTCCCGCCTCAAGGCGCTGTGGGTGCTCGGCTACGTGGCCTGCCTGCAGGGCGACGCGGTGGCGGCGCTGGGCGCGCTGCACGAGTGCCGGGAGGGCGCCGAGCTGGCCGGGAGCCCGCTCGCCACGGCGTACGCGGTGCACCGGCTGGGCTGCCTGGCCCTGGTCTCGGACGACATGGAGCGGGCCGGCGAGCTGCTCGGCGAGGCGCTGGAGCGCTACCGGGAGGCCGGGGAGCTGAACAGCAACGTGCTGATGTGCCAGGTGGAGCTGGCGCTGGCGATGGCGTTCCAGGGCGATCTGGAGGGGGCGCTGGAGCTGTGCCACGAGGTCCGGGAGATCTGTGAGGACCACGGGGAGCAGTGGAGCCGGGCCTACGCCCTGTACGTCCTGGCGTACGCGGCGCTGAACGGCGGGGACTGCGCGGGGGCCCGCCGGCTGCTGGTGGAGTGCGTGACGATCAACCACACCTTCCACGACCTGTTGGGCCTGGTGCTGGCGCTGGAGCTGCTGGCACTGGTGACGGTGAGCGAGGGCGACGCCGGGGAGGCGGCGGTGCTCCAGGGCGCGGCGGAGGGCATGTGGGGCTCGGTGGGGCTGCAGCTGTTCGGCTCGGGCTATTTCAACGGGCCCCGGCTGGCCTGCCGGCAGCAGGCGGGCGAGGCGCTGGGCGCGGCGGGATACGCCGTACGGGCGACCGAGGGCCGGCTGCTGGCGCCGGCGGAGCTGGTGGAGCGGGCCCTGCGGTTCCGGGCCCGGAAGCGGCCGGCGGCGGGGGCGGCCCGGCCGGCGCGGCGGGGCGGGCAGGTCCCGGGCAGCAGAAAGCCCGCCGGCTCCCCTTCCGGGGAACCGACGGGCTGA
- a CDS encoding DUF948 domain-containing protein, with protein sequence MSGGEVAGILVAVFWAILVSFLAVALARLAQTLKATTKLVADVTEQAVPLLADASTTVRSARTQLDRVDAIASDVQEVTSNASALSSTVASAFGGPLVKVAAFGYGVRRALGRGDGQAAGGVPPRASRRTVIVGRTVPSARRRKQKD encoded by the coding sequence GTGTCCGGTGGAGAGGTGGCCGGGATCCTCGTGGCCGTCTTCTGGGCGATCCTGGTCTCGTTCCTCGCCGTCGCGCTGGCGAGGCTCGCGCAGACGCTCAAGGCGACCACCAAGCTCGTGGCCGACGTGACCGAGCAGGCCGTGCCGCTGCTGGCCGACGCCTCCACGACCGTCCGCTCCGCGCGCACCCAGCTCGACCGGGTCGACGCCATCGCGAGTGACGTCCAGGAGGTCACCTCCAACGCCTCGGCGCTCTCCTCCACCGTGGCCTCCGCCTTCGGCGGACCGCTCGTGAAGGTCGCCGCCTTCGGGTACGGCGTCCGCCGGGCCCTGGGCCGCGGGGACGGTCAGGCCGCCGGCGGCGTGCCGCCCCGCGCATCCCGTCGTACCGTGATCGTTGGCCGCACCGTGCCCTCCGCGCGGCGCCGGAAGCAGAAGGACTGA
- a CDS encoding DUF6167 family protein encodes MFRRTFWFTAGAAAGVWATTKVNRKLKQLTPESLAAQAAEKAVEAGHRLKDFALDVKAGMAQREDELNDALGLHQDPDGAAQLDNVRVLPGQRRMRAIETNHHRPKHSYNRNEDH; translated from the coding sequence ATGTTCCGCCGTACCTTCTGGTTCACCGCGGGCGCCGCCGCCGGCGTGTGGGCCACCACCAAAGTCAACCGCAAGCTGAAGCAGCTGACCCCCGAGAGCCTGGCCGCCCAGGCCGCCGAGAAGGCGGTCGAGGCAGGACACCGCCTCAAGGACTTCGCCCTCGACGTCAAGGCGGGAATGGCGCAGCGCGAGGACGAGCTGAACGACGCACTGGGGCTCCACCAGGACCCGGACGGCGCCGCGCAGCTCGACAACGTACGCGTCCTGCCCGGTCAGCGCCGCATGCGGGCCATCGAGACCAACCACCACCGACCGAAGCACTCGTACAACCGGAATGAGGACCACTGA